The genomic stretch CCCCACAGTAGCACAGAGGGGCGGGCTGGCCCCTCTGTTTGAGTACAGGCCTGTCTCCCAGGGATTGCCCCCACcgtgcccagcccagctcctcagccCCTTCAGCTCGGTGGTGCCCTTCCCCCTCTACTTCCCGGCGCTGCACAAGTTCATCCTCCTGTACCAGGCAAGGCGTGTGGAGGACGAGGCCCAGGGCCGGGAGCTGGTGTTTGCTCTGTGGCAGCAACTGGGTGCAGTGCTGAGCGACATCACCCCCGAGGGCCTGGAGATCCTGCTGCCCTTCGTGCTGTCACTCATGTCCGAGGAGCACACGGCCGTGTACGCGGCCTGGTACCTATTTGAGCCTGTtgccaaggccctgggccccaaAAATGCCAATAAGTACCTCCTGAAGCCTCTCATTGGTGCCTACGAGAGCCCCTGTCAGCTGCATGGCCGCTTCTACTTGTACACTGATTGCTTTGTGGCCCAGCTGATGGTGCGGCTGGGCCTCCAGGCCTTtcttgtgcacctgctgccccacgtcctgcaggtgctggctgggGTGGAGGCCTCCCAGGAGGAGAACAAGGGCCTGGCGGGGGCCGCTGAGGATGAGGAAATTGAGCTCCCAGGGCCCGGGCCTGGCTCCTGTGCCTTTGGGGAGGAGATTCAGATGGACGAGGAACCTGCAGCCTCTTCCGGCCTGGGGCTTCCCGACTACACATCTGGTGTCAGCTTCCATGACCAAGCCGATCTTCCCGAGACAGAGGATTTCCAAGCTGGGCTCTACGTGGCTGGGTCTCCACAGGAGGCTGAGGCCCTGAGCCTGGGCCGGCTGAGTGACAAGAGCAGTACCAGTGACACCTCTCTGGGGGAGGAGCGGGCCACTGACGAGGGCTGCGCCCCTGTGGACAAGAGCAGCCTCAGGTCAGGtgacagcagccaggacctgaagcaAAGCGAGGGCTCAGAggatgaagaggaggaagaagaaggctgTGTGgtgttggaggaggaggagggggcggaaCAAGATGAGGTCACGGGGGCATCTGAGCTCACTCTGTCTGACACGGTGCTGTCCATGGAGACTGTCGTGGCTGGTGATGgccagggagatggagaggaagaggaggagccccTGACCGGGCAGTCGGAAGGCAAAGAACAGAGGATCCTCCTTGGTAAGTCCCCAGGTCCGGGAGGTGGCGGCCAAGTGCTCTTGCTGGTGGATACCTACTGTGCGCCAGGCTGCAAATTGAGCTAGGGCCACCTGGGGTGCTGATGTAGGCCTGCCTTCTTGGGGATCCCCTCTGGTGTGATAAGTCTCACATTCGTCTGTAAAGAGCAGGGTGAGTTGCTGTGAGGGAATGGGAATGGGTCTGGGAGCTAGTTTTCAGAATCAGAGAAGGtttatagttatttgaaaggcagagttagagagagagagagagagaagtcttccatttgctgattcattcccccaaatggctataatggccagggctggaccaagccaaagggaggagccaggagcttcttctgggtttcccacatgggtgcagaggcccaagtatttgggtcatctttgctgctttcacagacgtatatactagcagggagctggattggaagcggtaGCAgctggcctcaaaccagcacgcatatgggatgccgacattgcaggcagaggcttagcccgctacagcacaacactggccctgagagcATCTTTGAAAGTAGCGACAGTTGAGATTCAAGTAGGACTAGGACATAGGCAGGCAGAAATGGAAGTGGGAAGAGTATTCCATGCCTGGGAACAGTATGTGTGaggttctttgttttaaagatttatttattcttaagacagagttaaagaaagagagggagagacagagagagatcgtctgtctactggttccctccccaaataactgcaatggccaaggctgggccaggctgaagccaggagcttggaaccccatccaggtctctcacatggagggcatgggccagggcagttgagccatcttctgctgcctcccaggtaccttagcagggagctggatcagaagtggagcagctgggacttgaagcagcacccatgtggagtgctggtgtcacaggtggcagtgtgGCCctttgtgccataatgccagccccgtGTGTGAGGTTCTGAGGCTGTCATCATTCCACTGAAGACGtggtgggagagggaagagaggccccagggagggagcccgtCCGGACAGACCTCCTTACAGAGCCTGGGAAGAATCAGTGCAGGGGACCCTTGCTGCAAGTTGTGCCCAAGGAAAGCAGCCAGGGTCGCACAGGCcagggcctctgcctctgctaACTGCAGGGTGGAACAAGGGTGGCCAGGCTGCTTGCAGGACTGGGGCGGGGTGAGCCACCCTTATCCGAGGAGCTCAGGGCCTGCTCCTGCCCTGCAGATACCGCCTGCAAGATGGTCCGCTGGCTGTCCGCCAAGCTCGGCCCCACTGTGGCCTCTCGCCACGTGGCCCGGAACCTGCTCCGCCTGCTGACTTCTTGTTACGTTGGTGAGACCTGTGGTTGGCTTCATCCCGGGCCATCTTCAGCCCTCTGTGGGGTGTAGGGGTGGGGGTCCTTCCCGCTCCCACTGCAAACCGCTTCCTCGCCAGGTCCTGGGTCCTTCCCCGGGCACATTACAGGCGCGAGGGAGCAGGACTGGCTACAGCAGGCCTGGAAgggcaccctccctcctgccctctgctggctgctCAAGGCTGTGGGCTCTTCCTTGGCAGGGCCCACTCGGCAGCAGTTCACCGTCAGCAGTGGCGAGAGCCCTCCGCTGAGTGCCGGCAACATCTACCAGCGGAGGCCGGTGCTGGGTGACGTGGTGTCAGCACCTGTGCTCAGCTGTCTCCTGCACATCGCCCACCTGTACGGGGAGCCCGTCCTCACCTATCAGTACCTGCCCTACATCAGCTACCTGGTCAGTCATCAGTCTGGCAGGCCCAGGGCGGGGAGGTGAGGAGCTGAGGGCCGGCCCACCATCTCTGAGGTCCAGGGGCCCTAGGGGCAGCCTGGCCATCTTTAACTCTGTGGCTTCAGGTGGCCCCTGGAAGTGCCTCGGGCCCCAGCCGACTGAACAGCCGCaaggaggcagggctgctggcTGCGGTGACCCTGGCTCAGAAGATCACCGTGTACCTCTCGGACACCACCCTCATGGACATCCTGCCCCGGCTCAGCCACGAGGTCCTGCTGCCCGTGCTCAGCTTCCTCACGTCCCTTGTCACAGGGTAGGCCCCCGCCCCAGGCACCGTGGGGGAGCAgcccggggcagggggctgcaAAGCTCCGAGGAAATAGACTAACACTGGGTTGGGTGTCGGGGGTCCTTCCTCCTGTGCCTCAGTCCCCTCTTCCCACTTGGACCGTTTCGCTCTCGGAGCTCCTCTTAGTGGATTCTTACCTGGTCCTGCAGGGCGGGGAGTTGGGGGGGTGGTGCTGGCGTTCATGGCCGTCTCTCTAGGTTCCCAAGTGGGGCCCAGGCCCGCACCGTCCTGTGCGTGAAGACCATCAGCCTCATCGCCCTCATCTGCCTGCGCATCGGCCAGGAAATGGTCCAGCAGCACCTCAGCGAGCCCGTGGccaccttcttccaggtcttctctcAGCTGCATGAGCTTCGGCACCAGGTGGCTCGGCCGTCCtggcgggggctggggcaggctggggctggggctgtgggcccGCCTGACAGCCTGGGCTTGCTGCCCGCAGGACCTGAAGTGGGACTCTGCAGGCCGCAGCGAGGGCCAGCTGCCAGAGGCGGCCTTCTCCGATGGGCAGCAGCGGCCGGTGGACCCCGCCCTGCTGGACGAGCTGCAGAAGGTGTTCACCCTGGAGATGGCATACACAATCTACGTGCCCTTCTCCTGCCTGTTGGGTACTGCCCCATCACATTCCCCTGCAAGGCCTCCGTGGCCGTGTCCCGTCTCCCGGCTTCCTCCCTGACCCCAGAGGCAAAAAGTGACTTTTAAGCAGGTGTTGGATTCTGGGCCAAGGGATCTGGCCACAGACCTTGGATCCCagggtgacagagaaacagagatagagcgTTGGCCAGCAAGAGGGGTGCAGGAGGCGGCTCGTGGTGTCCCTTGGGGAGGCGGGGAGTCAGTTGATGTGTTGATAGTCTCCAGAGGTGCCTGCGAGAGAGCAAGGGGCTCACCGCCCTGCGGACTGGCACTCTGCCTACCTTACCATCTGTCCCGTCTGAGTACAGTGGATGGCTCTGGCTGGAGGCGTGGCCATCCTACCTCCATGGTGGGAGGCGGGGGGGCACACTGTGCGCCTTGTTCCATCACCCTGCGCACTCACCGAGTGAACGGGCCTGCGTCTTCCTGGGGAGGGGAGTGAGGAGTTACTTGCCCACAGCTGCATAGCCAGCACCTGCCCTACCCCACCCCCGGattcccacctgctcctccctgaCCTTGGGgcctctcccactcccctccaGGTGACATCATCCGGAAAATCATCCCCAACCACGAGCTGGTGGGGGAGCTGGCGGGGCTGTATTTGGAGAGCATCAGCCTGAGCAGTCAGAACCCTGCCAGCGTGGAGCCCACCGTGCCCAGCAGCAGCGCTGAGCGAGacccccagggtgggggctgccCCCAGGATGACAGCCACTCAGGGACCTTTGGGAGTGTGCTGGTTGGAAACCGCATCCAGATCCCCAGTGACCCTCAGCCCGAGAGCCCCGGCCCGCTGGGCCCCATCTCCGGGGTGGGCAGCGGGGGCCTGGGCGCCGGGGCCGAAGACAACGCCCTGAAGCGGGAGCTGCCGCGCAGCGCGCACGGGCTGAGCGGGAACTGGCTGGCGTACTGGCAGTACGAGATCGGCGTGAGCCAGCAGGACGCCCACTTCCACTTCCACCAGATCCGCCTGCAGAGCTTCCCGGGCCACTCGGGGGCCGTGAAGTGTGTAGCGGCCCTGAGTAGTGAGGACTTCTTTCTCAGTGGCAGCAAGGACCGGACCGTGCGCCTCTGGCCGCTCTACAACTACGGCGACGGGACCAGCGAGACGGCCTCACGCCTCGTCTACACCCAGCACCGCAAGAGCGTCTTCTACGTGGGCCAGCTTGAGGCCCCGCAGTATGTGGTGAGCTGTGACGGGGCCGTGCACGTCTGGGACCCCTTCACAGGTGAGCGGGCCCAGGTGAGGCCtgttctgctgctgctgtcctgtACCCCACCAGGCCTCTGGGAAGGAGGAGGCCCGGTGAGGCCGTACAGACGAGCAGCTGGGGCTTCGAACCTGTTAGACCTGGGTCTGAATCGGCCTGCCTGCCTACTTGCTGAGGGGCCTGAGCCAGTCACTTTGCTGTTGAAAGTGTCCATTTTCTcgcctgtaaaatgggaattggGAAGATCGGCTTAGAAGATAACGCATGTTTGGGTTTGGCTCACTGCAGCACGTAGCGCATGTTTGGCGAATGGTTGTTCGATACCCTTTTAGCATCAGTACAGAGAGAAGTGGGGTtcagaagggggaggaggggcggcgTGTGAAGAGAAGGGGTTGCTTTGCTTTGGGGATGGGAGCTTAGCCTGGTTGTGGAAAGGGGAAGGTGGGAGAATCAAGAAACATGCTTTGCAATTTCTGAGGATCGCTACAGGGACGAGAGGCAGGTATGGGGTGCGtggggggctgggtggggctggcgccCTCAGCAGCTGAGACCGCAGGCCCTTGGTGCCTTTCCTTCCCAGGGAAGACGCTTCGCACAGTGGAGCCGTCGGACAGCCGAGTGCCCCTGACGGCCGTGGCTGTCATGCCCGCCCCGCACACCAGCATCACCATGGCCAGCTCTGACTCGACCCTGCGCTTCGTGGACTGCAGGAAGCCTGGCCTGCAGGTCCGGGTGTATTCTCTGGTTCTCCGGGGACCTGGCAGGCCCTAGGAGAGACCCACAGAGAGACAAAGCTGGGAGTTGTCCCCAGGCACCTCTTGACTTCCTTTTGGAGACAGATCACCCACAGCAGCAAACGCTGGCAGGCGGGACTCTGGCCTGTGatgggggtggggttctgggctTTTCCTTCAAGCCCTTGATGGGGGTCAGAGGCTCAGGCCTTCCTGCTCTGTGGGGTTAGGCGGtgaagggctggggtgggtggggccgcCTCACTcggtctccctctgtctgcagcatGAGTTCCGCCTGGGTGGCGGGCTGAACCCTGGGCTGGTCCGCTCCCTGGCAGTCAGCCCCAGCGGCCGTAGCGTTGTGGCCGGCTTCTCCTCGGGCTTCATGGTGCTCCTGGACACTCGCACGGGCCTGATTCTTCGAGGCTGGCCAGCCCACGAAGGAGACATCCTGCAGATCAAGGTGATGGGCTGGGTCCCCTTCCCCggagcacccagccctggcccctgcgcCAGCCCCTCACCTCTGCTCGTCTTCCTTGCACCTGCTCAAGGACTGCTGGGGCCTCTGGAGGAAGGAGGCTCCGGGGCGCAGGGGCGGAGGGCAGAGCCTGCCCCCTCTGCTCCACGGAGGTGTTCTAATGAGTAACTCTTGTCCATATTTGTCTTACTTGGAGGATCAGGGTCGGGCCCTGTCCGTGACCCAGTTCAGGTTAAATAAAGCTCAGCCAGGAGGCTGTTTACTGCCCCTGGGTCCCTGAGCAGAGTCCATGCCCCCTGCTGGgctgcctggggcggggggggcaggAGCAGGCCTGGCAGTAGAGCTCTTTCCACCCATCCcctgctctccccactcccatccccagTCACAGGCCTCAAGGAACTGCTCAGGAAGCCCAGGAGGGTGGCCTAGGGCTTCCTATGGGGCATCTCCTCAGGCAGCTAGAACTGTCCTCTGAGCTGATGCTAAGGGTGGCCTGACCTCAGGTCCCTCCTGGGCCCCCGGGGACCTTGGGCTCCAGGTGTCTCGAAATTCTGCCTGGGTGTTCTTCCTGGCTCTGTGACCTGGGTGTGATTATCTATCTTCTTTTAGCCtcagtttttttcttctaaagtgGGGACAATGACAGCACCTCCTGCAAAGGGTTATGGGGCAGATTAATGTAGTGATGGAGGCGTGCCCAGCACGCTGCCCGTACACAGGAAGTTCTTGAAGCAGAGTGACGATGAGGTCAGCAACGCTTGCTCTGTCCATGTCAAGTAACGTGAAGATGACGTGGAGGGTGGCAGCCTGTCACTCCTGGGCGGCCTGCCTTCCCCATGACAGTGGGAGGAAACGGTAGGTGGGCAGGAGGGCCTAGGCCCCTGCTGAGGCTCTTCTCTCGCCGGCAGGCCGTGGAGGGCAGCGTGCTGGTCAGCTCCTCCTCGGACCACTCCTTGACCGTCTggaaggagctggagcagaagcccaCACACCACTACAAGTCCGCCTCTGACCCCATCCACACCTTCGACCTGTACGGCAGCGAGGTGGTCACCGGCACCGTGGCCAACAAGATTGGCGTCTGCTCCCTGCTGGAGCCGCCCTCGCAGGCCACCACAAAGCTCAGCTCCGAGAACTTCCGCGGCACGCTCACCAGCCTGGCCTTGCTGCCCACCAAACGCCACCTCCTGCTGGGCTCAGACAACGGCCTCATCCGCCTCCTGGCATAGACAGGACCTGGCTAGGCTGGGCTGGCCGACGCCCCTGCCCAACCCCCCTGGAGTCCAGCTCTCGCCCTTGTTTTCCCGGCAACTCCCTGCAGGCGGGCCTCAGGGCTCAGGTGTGCCCAGTGTGGCCTGCCAGGCTGAGTGTGAGTCTGtggggccctggcccctggctcctcagCACGACCAAGGCTGCCGGGAGTGGATCTCCGTCGTGGCTTGGAGAGACGCTGTCCTTGGCCAGCAGGAAGTGAAGGACACTGGGAAAGCGCTGCTCCCTCgctctcccagctctgccctctgggCCCACCCGGGAAGGGGAAGCCctagggaggggaagggagcccGGTCCTGCCCGGCCAACCTCTAACCAAGCACACCCCCTCCCCTAATGGACTCTGCCTCTGTCCCCCAAGGACAGGGAAGCTGTCCCAGGCCAGGGCACCGATGGTGCTTGGCCTCCAGCCTCAAGAGGGCTGGCCACGACCCAGGAGTTAAGGGCCTTGGTCTGGGGTTTAGGTGTCTGTCCAGCCCAGGCCCTACCTGGTTTGGGACcagaaggggaagaaagaggaCAGGAtcagggaagggggggggggttgggccAGCCGGTACCTGCCAGGAATGACCCCTGCCTTGCCTGCCCTCCCCTAACCACAGCGTTTGTGCCTTGAGCtgaggaggcagcacctggctgggCCCAGAACCCAGGAGGCCTTGAGAGAAGGGGCAAGAAGAGTCATCTGTGCATCTCAGGGCTCCCCAGGGGGACAGGAAGACCCTGGGCTGTCCCCAGGTCTGTCCCTGGGTCCTTGTGTTCTGGAGCAGAGATGCAGTCAGATGCGTGGCCCTTGCTGCCTCTTCACTATTTGCAATAGATGTAAATAGAACCAATAAATCCTTCtaagagccacagagcagagtggGGCTGGTCTTGTTGCTGCTGGTAGGGGCTGGGGAGGTGCTGAGACCCAGCAAGTTCCCTGCCGAGAGAAGGGGCTGAGaaatggggcagggagaggggaggcagattGATCACTACTGTGCGAGGCAGGGCTTCTGGCGTGTGCGGCCCCAGGCCAGTTTCTGGAACCTTCCTCCTTGAGAGAGTAAGGAGACATGGCTCCTGAAGAGGGAGGATGCCGAAGGCTGCAACCCTctggctctgcccctctccccaccctccctgccttccagacCCAGGCTGGAGGCAGCCAGACAGGATCCCAGCTCGTACAAGCTGGGGCTAGGCTTCCTGTCCCCAGGTCTCTGCAGAGGCTTATGGGCCTGCCCTTGGGcgagggaggcagtgggtgggggaggggagaggaaaggatgCTGGAAGCTGGAATGTGGATACGACCGTGGGCCCTGCTCTGTGTCTTTGGGCAGGTCACGTAGCCTCCCTGAGACAGCTGATGATAATTCCCGCCCCGTGGGGTTGCTGGAAGCTctgacccagttccagctgccCGTGTTTCCCGGAGCTGCCCTCCTGACTGGCCAGGTCCAGCCTCCTCCTCAGCCTCCCAGGGACGTAAACCCAGTGGGGCCCTGGGCGGCTGCTGGGGATTAGATGCCCTGGTGGGAAAGGGGCTTCTGGCCCCCACATCAATGTTTAACCGGATATGCAGGTCAATATTTACCAGAAGAGAAAGCAGTGTGCACCAGGGCTGGCTAGGAGCAAAGGTCctggtgggagggcaggggaggctgggctggcGGTAGCCCGCGGGCAGAGCGTGGGGAGCACCAAAGTGGGGCCAGTGGAACATCGTGTGCGACAGCGAGGAGCCCGCAGAGGTACAAGGGGAGGGGTGGCCCGGCCTGCTCTttgggtgggagaggaggagggcagcCGTCTGTCCGGGAGACCTGCGGGTGCCCAGGCTCATTTTGCGGTGAGGAGCCGAGGTGGGGACTCCAGGAGGCACCCTCGGGCTGGAAAACAGGAGGCCTCTTCTGGCCTGGAGACTCCATGCCCAGGTTGGAGATTAGGGCCCTGGACAAGggcccttgtgggtgacaggggtgaGACCAGGGGTGACAGGCTCCCCCAGAAGGATTGGCCCTGAGATGGGGTGCAGCGGGGTGAGGAGAGGTAAGACCTCCCTAGACCAAGAATGATACCCATCCTCACCTGCCAGCCTGGCTTTCCAGAGCTGGCCCGGGGCTGAGCTGGGGACAGGACCTGCGATTCTCATCAGTGCAAAGGTGGCTCTGGCCAGAGTCATTCACTGGGCCCCTGCTGGGTCAACAGCAGTAGCCACCCCATCACCCCTGCCAAGCCCTCAGGGTCTCACACACCTGACCAGCCTGATAAAGACTGGCCCCTGGACAGCACGTTGGACAGGAGCCCTCGGGCAGGAGCCCTGCTGGGGGGAGCGCCTTGAGCTGGAtaggagccctggggagggggcctcgGGGTGGacaggagccctggggagggggcctcgGGGTGGacaggagccctggggagggggcttcagGGTGGACAGgaaccctggggagggggcctcgAGGAGGACAGcagtcctggggagggggcctcgAGGAGGACAGgagtcctggggagggggcctcagggtggacagcagccctggggagggggcctcgGGGTGGACAGGAGCCCTGGAGAGGGGGCCTCGAGGAGGACAGGAGCCCTGGGTGGGAGCCCCATGAAGGAGGCCTCAAGGAAGGCTGTCCAGAGGAGGGGGCCTGGAGCTAGGCTGACTGCAGCCTTCAGCCGAGTCCCGGGCACTTGTGCACAGGGTTGACAAAGGCTGTTTTATATTTTAGTCCTCATAATACATGCTGGGGGAGGTGCAGACTTCTGCTACCACTTCCTCTGGCAAGAGCCAGAGCCTGGATTCAAAGCCAGGTCTGACTTCAGGCCTTGGGAGaacaagggatttttaaaaaaatatttgttatattattattttaaaaacttcattttcaTCTGCATGGAAGGTAAAGCGATGGGGGATGGGGagaagaatctcccatccactggttgggtcagtccccaaaggacggcaacggccagagctgggccaagttgaagccatttggggtcCCACGTGGGGGGCCACTTCCCGGGCACTTGAGCcgtctgtcacctgctgcctccaggtgcttggcaggcagctggatgggaacgggagcagccgggactctgtgGGATGGGCATGTCCCagacttaacccgctgcaccagatgctggccccacagtgtAGTTGTTGTTTTCATGCTTCTCCCAAAGTCTTTGCCGCGAGTGAAATGTGAAAAACCGGAAACtacaaagaaagaagggaaaagcaGCAGTGGGGGCAGTTAGGAGCCCGTGGAAGGGCGCGCCCCTACCGAGCGGTCTTGGcgcctgctctgcctcctgccttccccgCCTGTGACCGCGTGGGTAGGATTCCTAGGCTGAGCGCAGAACCGAGGCTCCCTGTCCCCGACACAGGAACATGGTGCTGCTCCGGGGGCTCCTGGTGCTCAGCTTGTCCTGCCTGCAAGGCCCCTGCGCGGTGGTGAGACTGGGCTGAGGCCTGGGGACGCGGGGGCGGgagaggccgggggcggggcggaggggaCGGGTCGCTCCCCGTCTATCCTCACCCCTTTCTCAACAGCTCCCTCCCGTGAGCGCCATGGAGCCGGTGGGCCGGCAGGTACCGGGGAGTGAGGAGcacggtggtggtggggggcagcGAGGCTCAGCTGGTGTCGCCTGTGGCCCGGGCAGGGCGGGGGACCCGTGGGAAGGGCCGGTCTTCACCCGTTTTTTCCTTTCTGCAGCTAACTAGTGGTCCGAGCCAGGAAAAGCTGCCTCCGCTCGCCCTCCTCAAGTGGGTCAACCAGGTACaaccaggtggggctggggaagaGTGGGCGGGGCCCGAGGGAGGCGGGCCAatcagcaggggtgggggcggggtcacAAGGGCAGTGCCTCCAGCTGGCTCTCAGGTCTGTGATGGGCTTGGGGGCTCTGAAGGAGGTATTCAAGAAAGAAATCGGAGCTGACCCCATTGACCTTGTTGACCTGTCCCTGCAGGAGCTGCACGGTCAGACTGCCCTGAAGATGTCCCCAGGAGACTGCAGGGAAACCCCGACCCCGGAGCAGAGGCGCAGGCTGGCACAGGCCATGATGACCTTCACCACTGACCTGTTTTCTCTGGTGGTACAAGCATCCACCAGCCCCAACCTGGTCTTGTCGCCCCTGAGTGTGGCCCTGGCTCTGTCTCACCTGGCATTAGGTACCGTGGCAGCACCTGTCCAGACCAgcacagctgggaggcagggagaactCACTCGTCCAGAGATTACCCGTGGGTGGCTCCCGCATCGGGGTCACTTGGATGTTTgataaaaatgcagattcctgggccccCACCAGCCCCTGAGAGTCAGAGCCCCAAGGAGTAGGCCGAGGACCCGATTATGCACAACTTCCCCTGCTGATGTCCATGCGAGTGTTTCATGGCTACAGGGCCTCCGCGGCCTGGCGCGTCTCGTGGTGGGACGCTGAGGTCTGGAGAGGTCGCCCAGCGTACAGCTCTGCTGGAGGCAGGGCTGAGTCCCGTCACTCTGGGTTTATGGAAGGAGAGCATGTGGTCCCGTGGGCATACTCATCGCGGCTCTGCAGAGGCCCCGGAGTGGGCAGGGGCGTGGGGAAGAGCCCTCACCTCGGCCTCAGCCCGTGGGGTCCCCTCCAGGTGCTCAGAACCAAACGCTACAGAGGTTGCAACAGGTGCTGCATGTGGActcagggccctgcctcccccacctgctGAGCCACCTCTGCCAGAACCTGGGCCCAGGGGCGTTCCGATTGGCTGCTAGAATGTACCTGCAGAAAGGTAGGTGCTGATGGCGGGCGGGCACCGAGGGGGCAGAGGGGGTTGGCCTCAGGTGggcagccctgagccctgggaAGAGCGTGTGGTCCTTTGTACGTAGGCTTCCCCATCAAAGAGGACTTCCTGAAGCTGTCAGAGCAGCTGTTTGGTGCAAAGCCCGTGAGCCTgacaggaaggcaggaggaggaCCTGGTGAACATCAATCAATGGGTGAAGGAGGCCACAGAGGGGAAGATTGAGGATTTCCTCTCAGAATTGCCAGACAGCACCGTGCTGCTCCTCCTCAATGCCATCCACTTCCAGGGTGCGTGCCTCCTCTTCTCGAGTGCCTGCTCAGgggccctccccctgcccatgGGCCCAAGCTGGGCTGGCCAGGCTTAGCTCTGAGGCTGGGTTGGGAGGCAGGGGGCTCTCTGGGCGTGTGTGGGGTAGGGGCCCTGGAATGGCAACAGGATGGGGTTGTTGAGGAGAGAGGACAATGGGAGGAAACAGGGTCTTCAAGGACCCAGTGGGCATTCCTGGGAGCACTGCACAGGTTGGGGAAGATACAAGCCTAGATGTTAAAAAACTCCTACAGAGATATGCAGCGTTACAGACACTGCATCACAGGGGTACTCAGATCGGCTAGGTGCCCGCTGGCATGGCACCCCCTGAGGTCTTGGCTTCTACTTCTCATCCCTTGAGTGGGTTCTGGGCGTGCTGGAGGCAGGGAGCCCTTGCTGTTCCCATGTGCATGACCACCGCCCTGTGCCCGGCTGCAGGTTTCTGGAGGAGCAAATTTGACCCGAGCCTCACCCAGAGAGACTCCTTCCACCTGGACGAGCAGTTCACGGTGCCAGTGGACATGATGCAAGCCCACAAGTACCCTCTGCGCTGGTTCTTGCTGGAGCAGCCTGAGATCCAGGTCACCCTTGGTTGCCCAGCAGGCTggccggtgggggagggggtgggcagcTGTGGAGCAGCCGCAGAGCTGAAGGGGCACCCTCCTTCCTCGGGGTCATGTCCTGGGGCAGGCAGCTCGGCAAGGTTGCACCAAGGAGGATCCAGGCTCCAGGCCTTTTTAGATCCACTCATTCAGTGAAAATCTATCGGGTATTTGCTCTGTGCCAGATACTGTTTTTGGCACTAGGATCGTAGTGGGTCTCAAGCAGTACTGGGAGACAAGAGATACAGCATACAAGTGAATGTCCAACTCCTGGGGACAGTGGTCAGTGGTCAGTGCCAAGTAGggca from Lepus europaeus isolate LE1 chromosome 18, mLepTim1.pri, whole genome shotgun sequence encodes the following:
- the SERPINF2 gene encoding alpha-2-antiplasmin isoform X1, which produces MPRNMVLLRGLLVLSLSCLQGPCAVLPPVSAMEPVGRQLTSGPSQEKLPPLALLKWVNQELHGQTALKMSPGDCRETPTPEQRRRLAQAMMTFTTDLFSLVVQASTSPNLVLSPLSVALALSHLALGAQNQTLQRLQQVLHVDSGPCLPHLLSHLCQNLGPGAFRLAARMYLQKGFPIKEDFLKLSEQLFGAKPVSLTGRQEEDLVNINQWVKEATEGKIEDFLSELPDSTVLLLLNAIHFQGFWRSKFDPSLTQRDSFHLDEQFTVPVDMMQAHKYPLRWFLLEQPEIQVAQFPFKNNMSFVVLVPTYFEWNVSQVLSNLSWDILHQPSLRERPTKVQLPKLLLKHQLDLVTTLSQLGLQELFLAPDLRGISDEGLVVSSVQHQSTLELNEAGVEAAAATSTAMSRMSLSSFSVNRPFLFFILEDTIDLPIFVGIVRNPNPSAQPERKEQQDSPAHRDPSQPQKSFPRGDKLFGPDLKLAPPSEEDYPQLSSPK
- the SERPINF2 gene encoding alpha-2-antiplasmin isoform X2; the protein is MVLLRGLLVLSLSCLQGPCAVLPPVSAMEPVGRQLTSGPSQEKLPPLALLKWVNQELHGQTALKMSPGDCRETPTPEQRRRLAQAMMTFTTDLFSLVVQASTSPNLVLSPLSVALALSHLALGAQNQTLQRLQQVLHVDSGPCLPHLLSHLCQNLGPGAFRLAARMYLQKGFPIKEDFLKLSEQLFGAKPVSLTGRQEEDLVNINQWVKEATEGKIEDFLSELPDSTVLLLLNAIHFQGFWRSKFDPSLTQRDSFHLDEQFTVPVDMMQAHKYPLRWFLLEQPEIQVAQFPFKNNMSFVVLVPTYFEWNVSQVLSNLSWDILHQPSLRERPTKVQLPKLLLKHQLDLVTTLSQLGLQELFLAPDLRGISDEGLVVSSVQHQSTLELNEAGVEAAAATSTAMSRMSLSSFSVNRPFLFFILEDTIDLPIFVGIVRNPNPSAQPERKEQQDSPAHRDPSQPQKSFPRGDKLFGPDLKLAPPSEEDYPQLSSPK